One genomic window of Nocardioides daphniae includes the following:
- a CDS encoding DUF5679 domain-containing protein — MAETWSGEFYCVKCKEKREASGEVKVNEKGTRMAKAVCPTCGTNLNRILGKA, encoded by the coding sequence ATGGCGGAGACCTGGAGCGGCGAGTTCTACTGCGTCAAGTGCAAGGAGAAGCGCGAGGCGTCGGGCGAGGTCAAGGTCAACGAGAAGGGCACCCGGATGGCCAAGGCCGTCTGCCCGACCTGTGGCACCAACCTCAACCGCATCCTCGGCAAGGCGTGA
- a CDS encoding WhiB family transcriptional regulator: MSFQAPVVVPVSDSGVSPCLTHDPELWFAESPSDVERAKSLCQACPARRRCLESALERREPWGVWGGELLLQGVVIPRKRPRGRPRKNPDAGAAA; this comes from the coding sequence ATGTCATTCCAGGCACCGGTCGTCGTCCCCGTCTCCGACTCAGGGGTGTCGCCCTGCCTGACCCACGACCCGGAGTTGTGGTTCGCCGAGTCCCCGAGCGACGTGGAGCGCGCCAAGAGCCTGTGCCAGGCGTGCCCCGCCCGTCGTCGTTGCCTCGAGAGCGCGCTCGAACGGCGTGAGCCGTGGGGCGTGTGGGGTGGCGAGCTGCTCCTCCAGGGAGTGGTGATCCCGCGCAAGCGGCCCCGCGGCCGGCCCCGCAAGAACCCGGACGCCGGCGCGGCGGCCTGA